A stretch of the Coprobacillus cateniformis genome encodes the following:
- a CDS encoding beta-N-acetylglucosaminidase domain-containing protein, which produces MGQFKKKVFAVIASMAMVISLFSHVGSVYAAMPEYEIYPTPHTITYQNSDFILRDKVNVVYEDGIDKYTKSRLKEVTDIKKLSISTSSALIDNSDESVTEKVTNILVGIKGSGGYVDQYVQNNKSVSHDLFDKNDSYYLEVNDGTIIILGKDTNAAFYGLTTLYHVFNQLESRTIRHFTVEDYADVVSRGFIEGYYGNPWSVEDRAELMKFGGYYKMNTYFYAPKDDPKHKDKWDILYTQDEINNLIKPLAKAGNESKCSFAYALHPFGWARTFNFDNYDEELAKLKAKFKQVIDCGVRQIAILADDFHNPGGANGLKLINDISDWLKNDVQKEYPDMKTTLPYIPYDYMGNGSGAEFTELKKAPNNVQLVMTGGGVWGTVNTNFTNTFTNNVGRGPFLWINWPCSDNATNRLIMGGYKEFLNPGVSPDKIQGIMLNPMEHSEPSKVGIFGNACYSWNIWQSANEADQAWTDSFKYVDHNTALDTKSSKSLREISKHMIAQNTGLDESLDLKSQLNSFRSSLTNNTVTVETCDALIQEFQKLKESAAYYKNSGNKRLREQMAPWLNCWDDTMESGISYLEGIKASLNNDSNAIIEYNTKGSKALADSQKHHFITKNTNDEYALVGSKYITPLIKDMSSYLNKKVEEITDPNYFGQTFITNRTDFPNGSLDNVFDGNDATNIQYTTTSQNEQWIKSGQYVGVEFNKAIEIHDIRFLLGSGKNKFEHSKLQYTTDGTTWTDLDGTIYDFATNISNPAEIKVDELSLTAKGIRLITTQDNAVDAWLIVSEITINKAEGNPDKEPEKLEITNVELENIVIAPNGGNIANLTDGNENTETFFRNPSGADNIEAGAAIIADLGESKNVGSIAFVQGLSNGADVPSNAIIEYSEDKINWTKLTDLSTEQRQTFNGNGIQMRYIRIQNTANKNIWWRVGEITVYAFDTSNDTTPLSYTVIKTPTWRNGAGGSESDNDSKLYDGDDNTAAYYDPANNGDEGRTNDVSEVGDYIGYDLGKIASLASAHIVIGNGSSDKWTKYHLEYSVDNTNWTTVNTYTSSTQKDVIDENLGGIQARYIRIVNDERITKWLYFSEFTVKEIKSGIKDYVYTNQDNSPILSNYEEDLYSLNGATLTLGVNEYFGIQLPNIRMIESMTSDIALSSNIKLQVSKNSIEWIDCANFELAKLINARYIRIVNTGSSNKNITFNQFEVKTFSIKKAGFYDSNIQINAAYGDGDMRRAKNSYNIFDGKLSTSASIAGYPTQDGYVTFDLGQERTISSLRYYIKETDQNYIRDAIFEVSNDPAGSSWTPVLEIGDRVENTGADTDGGSSTTAKTYSELLHDSVNPGNMYKENILANGAKAVGRYLRVRFTAPYKDRFAAFNEIVINNNEYVTTESNHDFTLDAIEEPGKIPSHMLDNDLSTTFKSSQPNSSFIYHVSNPNEMKSIRFVQVGEVSNAKVNAEVYVTTKGRSTTPTTKSITLGTLNQPISEFKLPDGYLFKNVSVTWLDKIPELAEIILMNTAMDTTASKMNLKTLLDNKENTQAWTNSSQEKYEMAYQTAKNIYDNENASVTSIESAISGIQSAIANKLIKYVGTELKDLIKQSVDNDTGVYTAATYQAYYDALSEAKLVVNDADLSIEKATQLIDELKMAKNNLVYSLNQQEIAVLTLSELKSYDENSYSKAGYKAYQEAIKTLQDAITKDQNATTQQERVHPDEIEKLIQTLKTVEEQLADITILKDLIQEFNSYPEKLYIVETFKDYKNAINEGTQLLETGTKTQVESAIQKINVAKSKLTLKPNVNLQEVIEEAKTLNKEHYTTDSYTQLTKAIADASKPHDSAYDYDYAQAILKAKTELVSTVALKNKIKEVQSFDENLYTLTSWKTVKTLLGQTDQLMINGTNQLMAQMINQLNKALLNLQKRATSMDEYRKAIVLKNSNLYTKESYEKYLNAYHYLMSLPLDDTDGQTYIQAKVAFENATIALELIEKTQDSVQTGDNINIPFIGGIMLLAGAYIIFEQKRKYKC; this is translated from the coding sequence AGTAGAGGATAGAGCGGAATTAATGAAATTTGGTGGATATTATAAAATGAATACATATTTTTATGCACCAAAGGATGATCCAAAACATAAAGATAAGTGGGATATTTTATATACTCAAGATGAAATTAATAATTTAATTAAACCACTTGCAAAAGCGGGTAATGAATCAAAATGTAGTTTTGCCTATGCACTTCATCCATTTGGATGGGCAAGAACATTTAATTTTGATAATTATGATGAAGAATTAGCGAAATTGAAAGCAAAGTTTAAACAGGTTATTGATTGTGGTGTTAGGCAGATTGCAATCTTAGCAGACGATTTCCATAATCCTGGAGGTGCCAATGGCTTAAAATTAATTAATGATATATCAGATTGGCTAAAGAATGATGTTCAAAAAGAATATCCTGATATGAAAACAACTTTACCATATATTCCTTATGATTATATGGGAAATGGTTCTGGAGCAGAATTTACAGAACTAAAAAAAGCACCTAATAATGTTCAACTGGTTATGACAGGTGGTGGAGTTTGGGGTACAGTGAATACAAATTTCACAAACACATTTACAAATAATGTTGGACGTGGTCCATTCTTATGGATTAACTGGCCATGTTCAGATAATGCAACAAATCGTTTAATAATGGGTGGCTATAAAGAATTTTTAAATCCAGGTGTAAGTCCTGATAAAATTCAAGGTATTATGTTAAATCCAATGGAACATTCTGAACCAAGTAAAGTTGGAATATTTGGTAATGCTTGTTATTCATGGAATATTTGGCAATCAGCCAATGAAGCAGATCAGGCTTGGACAGATAGTTTTAAATATGTAGATCATAATACGGCATTAGATACAAAATCATCAAAATCTTTGCGTGAGATTTCTAAACATATGATTGCTCAGAATACGGGATTAGATGAATCATTAGATTTAAAATCTCAATTAAATAGTTTTAGATCATCTTTAACAAATAATACAGTAACAGTTGAGACATGTGATGCTTTAATACAAGAATTTCAAAAATTAAAAGAGTCAGCTGCATATTATAAGAATTCAGGAAACAAACGTTTAAGAGAACAAATGGCACCATGGTTAAACTGTTGGGATGATACAATGGAATCTGGTATTTCTTATTTAGAGGGAATCAAGGCATCTTTAAATAATGATAGTAATGCCATCATTGAATATAATACAAAAGGTTCAAAGGCTCTTGCAGATTCTCAAAAACATCATTTTATTACAAAGAATACAAATGATGAATATGCTTTAGTTGGATCAAAATATATCACACCATTGATTAAAGATATGTCTAGTTATTTAAATAAAAAAGTGGAAGAGATTACAGATCCAAACTATTTTGGGCAGACATTTATAACAAATCGTACTGATTTTCCAAATGGAAGCTTAGATAATGTTTTTGATGGAAATGATGCAACGAATATTCAATATACAACAACAAGTCAAAATGAACAGTGGATTAAATCTGGTCAATATGTAGGTGTTGAATTTAATAAGGCTATTGAAATTCATGATATTAGATTTTTACTTGGTAGTGGTAAAAATAAATTTGAACATTCAAAATTGCAGTATACAACAGATGGAACAACATGGACAGATTTAGATGGAACTATTTATGATTTTGCAACAAATATTTCTAATCCTGCTGAAATTAAGGTTGATGAATTATCTTTAACTGCCAAAGGTATTCGTTTAATAACGACTCAAGATAATGCTGTTGATGCATGGCTAATAGTTTCTGAAATAACTATTAATAAGGCAGAAGGAAATCCTGATAAAGAACCTGAAAAATTAGAAATTACAAATGTTGAATTGGAGAATATTGTCATTGCTCCTAATGGTGGAAATATTGCTAATTTGACAGATGGAAATGAAAATACAGAAACATTTTTTAGAAATCCAAGTGGTGCTGATAATATTGAAGCTGGAGCAGCCATTATTGCTGATTTAGGTGAAAGTAAAAATGTAGGATCAATTGCTTTTGTTCAAGGATTAAGCAATGGAGCAGATGTTCCAAGCAATGCAATTATTGAGTATAGTGAGGATAAAATAAATTGGACAAAATTAACTGATTTGTCGACTGAACAAAGACAAACATTTAATGGTAATGGAATACAAATGCGTTATATTCGTATTCAAAATACTGCTAATAAGAATATTTGGTGGCGTGTTGGTGAAATAACAGTTTATGCTTTTGACACATCAAATGATACTACTCCACTCTCTTATACTGTTATAAAGACACCAACATGGAGAAATGGTGCAGGTGGTAGTGAAAGTGATAATGATAGCAAGTTATATGATGGTGATGATAATACTGCTGCTTATTATGATCCGGCAAATAATGGTGATGAAGGACGTACAAATGATGTAAGTGAAGTTGGTGATTATATTGGTTATGATTTAGGGAAAATCGCATCTCTTGCTAGTGCACATATCGTTATTGGTAATGGTTCTAGTGATAAATGGACAAAATATCATTTAGAATACTCTGTGGATAATACAAACTGGACAACAGTGAATACATATACAAGTTCGACTCAAAAAGATGTTATTGATGAAAACTTAGGTGGAATTCAAGCACGTTATATTCGTATTGTTAATGATGAAAGAATTACAAAATGGTTATATTTTTCAGAATTTACAGTGAAAGAGATAAAGAGTGGTATCAAAGATTATGTTTACACAAATCAAGATAACAGTCCAATTCTCTCTAATTATGAGGAAGATCTTTATAGTTTGAATGGTGCAACATTAACATTAGGAGTGAATGAATATTTTGGTATTCAATTACCTAATATTAGAATGATTGAAAGTATGACATCTGATATTGCACTATCTTCAAATATAAAGTTACAGGTTTCAAAGAATAGTATTGAATGGATTGACTGTGCTAATTTTGAGTTGGCAAAACTTATAAACGCACGTTATATAAGAATTGTAAATACAGGAAGTTCAAATAAAAATATAACATTTAATCAATTTGAAGTGAAAACATTTAGTATTAAAAAAGCAGGTTTCTATGATTCTAATATACAAATCAATGCAGCCTATGGTGATGGAGATATGCGTCGTGCTAAAAATTCATATAATATTTTTGATGGAAAATTATCAACATCTGCAAGTATTGCAGGATATCCAACTCAAGATGGATATGTAACGTTTGACTTGGGTCAAGAAAGAACTATTTCATCATTGAGATATTATATTAAAGAAACAGATCAAAATTATATACGAGATGCTATTTTTGAAGTTTCAAATGATCCTGCAGGTTCATCATGGACACCAGTTTTAGAAATTGGAGATAGAGTAGAGAATACAGGAGCGGATACTGATGGGGGAAGTAGTACAACTGCAAAAACATACTCTGAACTTTTACATGATAGTGTGAATCCAGGAAATATGTATAAAGAAAATATATTAGCAAATGGTGCAAAAGCGGTTGGACGTTATTTAAGAGTGAGATTTACAGCACCATATAAAGATAGATTTGCTGCATTTAATGAAATTGTTATTAATAATAATGAATATGTGACAACTGAATCTAACCATGACTTTACACTTGATGCTATTGAAGAGCCAGGTAAAATTCCTTCTCATATGTTGGATAATGATTTATCAACGACTTTTAAATCTTCACAACCAAATAGTTCATTCATTTATCATGTATCTAATCCAAATGAAATGAAATCAATTCGTTTTGTTCAAGTTGGGGAAGTTTCAAATGCTAAAGTGAATGCTGAAGTTTATGTGACTACAAAAGGGCGCTCTACAACGCCTACAACAAAAAGTATAACACTAGGAACATTAAATCAGCCAATTAGTGAGTTCAAATTACCAGATGGATACTTATTTAAAAATGTATCTGTTACATGGCTTGACAAAATACCTGAATTGGCAGAAATAATTTTGATGAATACAGCGATGGATACAACAGCATCTAAAATGAATTTAAAAACATTATTAGATAACAAGGAAAATACTCAAGCATGGACAAATTCATCTCAAGAGAAATATGAGATGGCTTATCAAACAGCAAAGAATATTTATGATAATGAAAATGCTTCTGTGACTTCAATAGAATCAGCTATTTCTGGCATTCAATCAGCGATTGCTAATAAATTGATTAAATATGTTGGAACAGAATTAAAAGATTTAATTAAGCAATCTGTAGACAATGATACTGGAGTCTATACAGCAGCAACTTATCAAGCCTATTATGATGCTTTAAGTGAGGCTAAGTTAGTTGTCAATGATGCAGATTTATCAATAGAAAAAGCAACACAATTAATAGATGAATTAAAAATGGCAAAGAATAATCTTGTATATTCTTTAAATCAGCAGGAAATTGCTGTACTTACATTATCTGAGTTAAAATCTTATGATGAAAACTCTTATTCAAAGGCAGGTTATAAAGCTTATCAAGAGGCTATAAAAACATTGCAAGATGCTATAACTAAAGATCAAAATGCTACAACTCAACAAGAAAGAGTACATCCAGATGAAATTGAAAAATTAATTCAAACATTAAAAACTGTTGAAGAACAATTGGCTGATATTACAATCTTAAAAGACTTAATTCAAGAGTTTAATTCATATCCAGAAAAGTTATATATTGTAGAAACATTTAAGGATTATAAGAACGCTATTAATGAAGGAACTCAACTGTTAGAGACTGGAACAAAGACACAAGTTGAATCAGCTATTCAAAAGATTAATGTTGCCAAATCTAAATTAACTTTAAAGCCAAATGTCAATCTACAAGAAGTTATCGAGGAAGCAAAAACATTAAATAAAGAGCATTATACAACAGATTCATATACTCAGTTAACTAAAGCGATTGCAGATGCATCAAAACCACATGATAGTGCTTATGATTATGATTATGCACAAGCTATTTTAAAAGCGAAAACAGAGTTGGTATCAACAGTTGCTTTAAAGAATAAAATTAAAGAGGTTCAATCTTTTGATGAAAATCTATATACATTGACTTCTTGGAAGACAGTAAAGACTTTATTAGGACAAACTGATCAATTAATGATTAATGGAACAAATCAATTGATGGCTCAAATGATCAATCAGTTGAATAAAGCATTATTGAACTTGCAGAAAAGAGCAACTTCAATGGATGAATATAGAAAAGCTATTGTCCTAAAAAATTCAAATTTATATACAAAAGAATCTTATGAAAAATATTTAAATGCTTATCATTACTTAATGAGTTTGCCACTAGATGACACTGATGGCCAAACATATATTCAAGCGAAAGTTGCATTTGAAAATGCAACAATAGCATTAGAATTAATTGAGAAAACTCAAGATTCTGTTCAAACAGGTGATAATATAAATATACCGTTTATTGGAGGAATTATGTTGCTTGCTGGAGCATATATTATTTTTGAACAAAAAAGAAAATATAAATGTTAG
- a CDS encoding InlB B-repeat-containing protein — MKLLSKIFIIIVMIFSLISPRIVFASEEKTYGKVYYLDSHISKNDGNGLSEENAFNSLEDINNLMLQPGDKVLIKAGSQFTGTLWPKGSGCAGYPIVIDMYGEGNKPIIDANGSYFMPQVKNWKGAFTGQNGDQIGAAVYLYNQEYIEINNLDVKNTGDNVNRDRSGIRIEGYDYGQINHIYIRNCDIHDVRGYNGQDDIYPVVPTNPDGSPLDGYVGGDQSNPNTSNTFWGARTTHRTGGINLVTYTARETEAPNDFNVAVQELDTTKKVTTFNDVLIENNKIENCQANGITTTNVKGTLDDVDFRHTNVIIRNNYIHNVTRAGIIPLYTSGVIVEHNKVDTFQSTLEGYGCGIWCDRANGMIFQYNEVCNGQNGKDGMAFNLDDMTRDGVIQYNYTHDNYGGGYMLHVRQKSYNRNNTIRYNLSVNDSGAFLDYNAQIVAVGETDVTKLESAKVYNNTFISNKDCHAVFEGDEVNYNNNIWYFTNPTVAGRNQCFQPGKNSTFDNNAYIGCIAPQDDNQYTDDPQFVGGNSLFNLSQKNAFSKIALKTTSPYINKSINVSGNGQQDILGQPLTSYNLGAIAGPGHNVKEIPQAQTVKADDNNVKRYFSDGTLQTVVIQESVLEADTKWVNTTFNDEPVIYTKKLNNYLEIPFTGTGGTMKFKRGAGAGNVRVDVFEKGNLSTPVKTVNYNTYNASADVVTINDLQGLSSDNKDYIVKVYNNENGKASNFMSLTSEVASGSDMQPGCQNDKVVGIVIEKPTLLTIPFGKSDASIAMNAHTYMDTCYPQDVTIPVQYSINNGGQVKDHILTVTQPGQYKVTASATYNGNTVTATTTLIVEEGHEPQVNEEPLHTKTLENLIHNCQSLNLNDFILDKQDVFKKQLNEAIELLKKNNLTQNQIDKMVDSLSQAKKQLIQIRFDAEDSAINRTGNWVEINEETLDKGTALKSGATDEKLSLMINGNEVSVYGRKAVGTGTVRFVITDLKDNREEQIISEDIDCYSETKKDKELLFHWKQEDNGNYRLDIINTGQKNSIATNRDTNAIIDYIHVERANIETLEKTALMELINEYQKINFNQYQDNQYKSDFITQLVHAKNLLISATTQSQLDDMVITLKTAKEAMLLKESTTVPSDHVNIKQEGKFTLENNALVTNEKGAKLSFAFYGDGIELSVGQTAQTGLIKVTLYTIKNQKEEVLKTETIDTRLTNKRSMTNPHILFAYYGVNGEYRIECENLDITQMIINGFQIIGEYKAVVNKADLEKKISKIEKENISSQQYTKSSYEAFIKALNKAKDTVASSDNQQVINDTLTELTTAYNQLVRVYIIRFEFFNKQIKEFKISAGSSFKEEIDEKWPNDSRTGYQFDGWKIKGSHDLFESSSPITQDIVLVPSLSAIQYAINYYDGSVVTTERFTVEDQIHLKTPTKKGYKFIGWYNNQKFEGQAITQISQRIGNIDLYAKWQKLDNIENKLPEKSQNDSVETADTFNFLGYALLFVITGLGSLYLRKRYLKSMKSSKN; from the coding sequence ATGAAATTATTGTCTAAGATTTTTATAATTATTGTTATGATTTTTTCACTTATCAGTCCTAGAATTGTATTTGCAAGTGAAGAGAAAACTTATGGAAAAGTATATTACTTGGATTCTCACATATCTAAGAATGATGGTAATGGACTCAGTGAAGAGAATGCTTTTAATAGTTTAGAAGATATCAATAATTTGATGTTACAGCCTGGAGATAAAGTGCTTATTAAAGCAGGATCACAATTTACAGGAACATTATGGCCAAAAGGTTCAGGTTGTGCTGGATATCCAATTGTTATTGATATGTATGGTGAAGGGAATAAACCTATTATTGATGCAAATGGTTCTTATTTTATGCCTCAAGTTAAAAATTGGAAAGGTGCTTTTACTGGTCAAAATGGTGATCAAATAGGAGCAGCAGTTTATTTGTATAATCAAGAATATATTGAAATCAATAATCTTGATGTTAAAAATACTGGAGATAATGTTAATCGTGATCGTAGTGGTATTAGAATAGAAGGGTATGATTATGGTCAAATTAATCATATATATATTCGTAATTGTGATATTCATGATGTAAGAGGATATAATGGTCAAGATGATATTTATCCAGTTGTTCCAACAAATCCAGATGGAAGTCCATTAGATGGTTATGTGGGAGGGGATCAATCTAATCCTAACACATCTAATACATTTTGGGGAGCACGTACAACTCATCGTACTGGTGGTATTAATTTAGTAACTTATACAGCAAGAGAAACAGAGGCACCTAATGATTTTAATGTTGCTGTACAGGAATTAGATACGACAAAGAAAGTCACAACGTTTAATGATGTATTAATTGAAAATAATAAAATTGAAAATTGTCAAGCTAATGGTATTACCACAACAAATGTTAAAGGAACTTTAGATGATGTAGATTTTAGACATACAAATGTTATTATTAGAAATAATTATATTCATAATGTCACAAGAGCTGGAATTATCCCACTTTATACAAGTGGAGTTATTGTTGAACACAACAAAGTTGATACTTTCCAAAGCACATTAGAAGGATATGGATGTGGTATTTGGTGTGATCGAGCTAATGGAATGATTTTTCAATATAATGAAGTTTGTAATGGTCAAAATGGGAAAGATGGTATGGCCTTTAACTTAGATGATATGACACGTGATGGAGTGATTCAATACAATTATACACATGATAATTATGGTGGTGGTTATATGTTACATGTTCGTCAAAAATCATATAATCGCAATAATACAATTCGTTATAATTTATCAGTCAATGACAGTGGAGCATTTTTAGATTATAATGCTCAAATTGTTGCAGTTGGAGAAACAGATGTGACAAAACTTGAAAGTGCAAAAGTATATAATAATACTTTTATTTCTAATAAAGATTGTCATGCAGTTTTTGAAGGAGATGAAGTTAATTATAATAATAATATCTGGTATTTTACAAATCCAACTGTAGCAGGTCGTAATCAATGTTTTCAACCTGGAAAAAATTCAACATTTGACAACAATGCTTATATTGGTTGTATAGCACCACAAGATGATAATCAATATACTGATGATCCCCAATTTGTTGGTGGTAATTCTTTATTTAACTTGAGTCAGAAAAATGCTTTTTCTAAAATAGCATTGAAAACAACTTCACCATATATCAATAAAAGTATTAATGTTTCTGGAAATGGTCAACAGGATATTCTTGGTCAACCATTAACATCTTATAATCTTGGAGCAATTGCTGGTCCAGGACATAATGTTAAGGAGATACCACAAGCACAGACAGTGAAAGCTGATGATAATAATGTTAAACGTTATTTCAGTGATGGAACTTTACAAACAGTTGTTATTCAAGAAAGCGTATTAGAAGCAGATACAAAGTGGGTGAACACAACTTTTAATGATGAACCAGTTATTTATACCAAAAAATTAAATAATTATCTTGAAATACCATTTACAGGAACTGGTGGGACAATGAAATTCAAACGTGGAGCAGGTGCAGGAAATGTACGAGTTGATGTGTTTGAAAAAGGGAATTTGTCTACACCAGTGAAAACAGTGAATTATAATACTTATAATGCATCTGCTGATGTAGTGACTATTAATGACTTACAAGGATTAAGTTCTGATAATAAAGATTATATTGTTAAAGTTTATAATAATGAAAATGGGAAAGCATCAAATTTTATGTCATTAACAAGTGAGGTTGCTTCAGGTAGTGATATGCAACCAGGGTGTCAAAATGATAAAGTTGTAGGAATAGTTATTGAAAAACCAACATTATTAACGATTCCTTTTGGGAAAAGTGATGCAAGCATTGCTATGAATGCGCATACTTATATGGATACTTGTTATCCTCAAGATGTAACAATCCCAGTTCAATATTCTATTAATAATGGTGGTCAAGTTAAAGATCATATTTTAACAGTTACACAGCCTGGACAATACAAAGTGACTGCGAGTGCAACTTATAATGGAAATACAGTTACAGCAACGACGACACTGATAGTCGAAGAAGGGCATGAACCTCAAGTCAATGAAGAACCTTTACATACAAAAACTTTAGAAAATTTAATTCATAATTGTCAAAGTTTAAACTTAAATGATTTTATTTTAGATAAACAAGATGTGTTTAAAAAGCAATTGAATGAAGCAATTGAGTTACTAAAGAAAAACAATTTAACTCAAAATCAAATAGATAAAATGGTAGACTCACTAAGTCAAGCTAAAAAACAGTTAATCCAAATTCGTTTTGATGCTGAAGACAGTGCTATTAATCGTACTGGTAATTGGGTAGAAATAAATGAGGAGACTTTGGATAAAGGAACTGCTTTAAAGTCAGGAGCAACTGATGAAAAACTAAGTCTCATGATTAATGGAAATGAAGTTTCTGTTTATGGAAGAAAGGCAGTTGGAACTGGAACAGTAAGATTTGTTATTACTGACCTGAAAGATAATAGGGAAGAACAAATTATATCAGAAGATATAGATTGTTATAGTGAAACAAAAAAAGATAAAGAATTATTGTTTCATTGGAAACAAGAGGATAATGGAAACTATCGTTTAGATATTATAAATACAGGCCAAAAAAATTCAATTGCAACGAATCGTGATACTAATGCAATTATTGACTATATACATGTAGAACGTGCAAATATTGAAACATTGGAGAAGACTGCTTTGATGGAACTGATAAATGAATATCAAAAAATCAATTTCAATCAATATCAAGACAATCAATATAAATCAGATTTCATCACTCAATTGGTTCATGCAAAAAATTTATTAATTTCAGCAACAACACAAAGCCAATTAGATGATATGGTTATTACTCTTAAAACTGCTAAAGAAGCTATGTTACTTAAAGAAAGTACAACAGTACCAAGTGATCATGTTAATATTAAGCAAGAAGGAAAGTTTACATTAGAAAATAATGCTTTAGTTACAAATGAAAAAGGTGCGAAATTATCTTTTGCATTTTATGGTGATGGTATAGAATTATCAGTAGGTCAAACTGCTCAGACAGGATTAATTAAAGTCACTTTATATACTATAAAGAATCAAAAAGAAGAAGTTTTAAAGACAGAAACGATAGATACAAGACTTACAAATAAGCGCTCAATGACAAATCCTCATATATTGTTTGCTTATTATGGGGTTAATGGAGAATATCGTATAGAATGTGAAAATTTAGATATAACTCAGATGATTATTAATGGTTTTCAAATCATTGGAGAATATAAAGCAGTTGTCAATAAAGCTGACTTAGAAAAGAAAATATCTAAAATAGAAAAAGAAAATATATCAAGTCAACAATATACAAAATCAAGCTATGAAGCTTTTATAAAAGCGTTAAATAAAGCAAAAGATACTGTTGCTTCAAGTGATAATCAACAAGTGATTAATGATACATTAACTGAATTGACAACAGCATATAATCAATTGGTCCGTGTATATATAATTCGATTTGAATTCTTTAATAAGCAAATAAAAGAATTTAAGATATCAGCTGGTTCAAGTTTCAAAGAAGAAATCGATGAGAAATGGCCAAATGATAGTAGAACTGGTTATCAATTTGATGGTTGGAAAATAAAAGGTAGTCATGATCTATTTGAATCATCAAGTCCTATCACACAGGATATTGTTCTTGTACCATCATTATCAGCAATTCAATATGCAATAAATTATTATGATGGAAGTGTCGTAACGACTGAACGCTTTACAGTAGAAGATCAAATACATTTAAAAACTCCAACTAAAAAAGGTTATAAATTTATAGGGTGGTATAATAATCAAAAATTTGAAGGTCAAGCAATAACACAAATAAGTCAACGTATAGGCAATATTGACTTATATGCAAAGTGGCAAAAATTGGATAATATAGAAAATAAATTACCAGAAAAATCTCAGAATGATAGTGTAGAAACTGCTGATACTTTCAACTTTTTAGGATATGCTCTTTTGTTTGTAATAACAGGATTAGGAAGTTTATATTTAAGAAAGCGATATTTAAAATCAATGAAGTCATCTAAAAATTGA
- a CDS encoding VanZ family protein, translated as MSTYLIPIQVAMIVFPIIAFCLTLPYAIYQYYKYGAIPILRTLIIFSFIYYLINAYFMTILPLPSVESVAKMTSPTMKLTPFYSVPQIIKASPFVWNQPSTYISTLLEPNMRVILFNILLTVPFGIYLRYYFQLSFKKTIFFTFLLSLSFELIQLSALFGIYPRPYRLFEIDDLITNTLGGMLGYAICPLFAHFLPTREKLDSIAYEQGQKVSKPRKFFAFLIDALFIFILIMILHLLKVPYHISYFGITILFYILLPFMHNGQTPGKIMTKIVLENPSGTKKYQYLIHYLPLYFLIIPTPYYFYQFLKLSNQLSPLLCYGSIIILIIIFFLTTCQFILSFFSSSHMWFDYYSHLTHVSAITQIPNLPQTPEL; from the coding sequence ATGTCAACTTATCTGATCCCTATCCAAGTAGCGATGATTGTTTTTCCTATCATCGCTTTTTGTTTGACTCTCCCTTATGCTATTTATCAATATTATAAGTATGGAGCCATTCCAATACTCAGAACTTTAATTATCTTTTCTTTTATTTATTATCTGATCAATGCCTATTTCATGACAATATTACCTTTACCATCAGTAGAATCAGTTGCGAAAATGACTTCTCCTACAATGAAACTCACACCATTTTATTCAGTTCCACAAATTATAAAAGCAAGTCCATTTGTATGGAATCAACCATCTACATATATATCAACATTATTAGAGCCAAATATGCGAGTCATCTTATTTAATATCCTTCTAACAGTTCCTTTCGGAATCTATTTAAGATATTACTTTCAGTTGAGCTTTAAGAAAACAATCTTTTTTACTTTTCTTTTATCATTATCATTTGAACTCATCCAACTCAGTGCTTTATTTGGAATTTATCCTCGACCATATCGTCTTTTTGAGATTGATGATTTAATCACCAATACACTTGGTGGGATGTTAGGATATGCTATATGTCCACTTTTTGCTCATTTTTTACCAACAAGAGAAAAACTTGATTCAATAGCCTATGAACAAGGACAAAAAGTATCAAAGCCTCGTAAATTCTTTGCTTTTCTTATAGATGCTTTATTTATTTTCATTCTTATTATGATTCTACATCTTTTGAAAGTTCCATATCATATCAGTTATTTTGGGATTACAATTCTCTTTTATATTCTTTTACCATTTATGCACAATGGACAAACACCTGGCAAAATAATGACAAAAATCGTTCTAGAAAATCCTTCTGGTACAAAGAAGTATCAATATCTTATTCACTATCTTCCATTATACTTCCTGATTATTCCAACTCCTTATTATTTCTATCAATTTCTTAAACTATCAAATCAACTATCTCCTCTATTGTGTTATGGAAGTATTATTATACTCATAATTATTTTCTTTCTCACAACATGTCAATTTATCTTATCTTTCTTTTCTTCATCTCATATGTGGTTTGACTATTATTCTCATCTTACTCATGTATCAGCTATCACTCAAATACCTAATCTCCCTCAAACACCTGAACTTTAA